A region of the Amycolatopsis sp. cg13 genome:
GCCCGAGCACCGCGACGTCGATCATCAGCAGCACCATCGCGCCCGCGACCACGGCGAACATCGTCGTCGCGCCCGCCGAATGCAGGATCGGCAGCAGCACGAACGGCATCGCGGCCGTAGCGAGCCGGGACAGCGCGTAGGCCGAACCGGCGGCGGTTCCGCGCAGCGACGTCGGGAACAGTTCGCCCTGGTAGGTGTGGAAGGCGTTGGAGAAGACGTTGCTGACGGCGGTGTAGCAGAACCCGAACACCGCGATCAGCACGCCGGAGGTCGCGGAGCCGAAGGCCAGCCCGAATACCGCCATCGCCGCCGCGCTCGCGACGATCAGCCACTTGCGTTCCAGCCGTTCGATGATCGGGATGGACAGCGCGGAGCCGATCGGATAGCCGAGGAAGGTGAGCGCGGCGAAGGTCAGCGAGCTGACGAGGCCGAAGCCCTTGGCCGCCAGCACAATCGGCACCAGTGAGCCGAAACCGTAGTAGCCGAACGACTGCAGCAGCTGGAACACGTACAGCATCGCCGTGCGCCGGAACCACGGCGGACGCAGCAATGCCGACGCACGCACCGGTTCGGGCGCGGGCGGTTCCGGCTCCGGTTCGGGCAACGGCTGTGGCGCGCTCGCTTCGAGCCTGCGCACGATCTCGTCCGCTTCGCCGATTCTGCCTTGTGCAGCAAGCCAACGCGGCGATTCCGGCAGGGTGAACCGCAGTGCCCACACGATCGCCGCACCCAGCGCGCCGATGATGAACAGCCAGCGCCAGCCGTCGATGCCAAGCGGCGCGTGGCCGACGAGCGCGCGGGCAAGAAATCCGGCAGCGGGGACACCGCAGAAACCGATCGTGTAAGCCCAGGCTGTCGCACGACCGCGGGCGCGAGCGGGCAGCAGGTCGGCGAGGTAAGCGTCGGCGACCGGCAGTTCCGCGCCGATGCCGATCCCGGCGATGAAACGGCAGACCACCAGCATCCACACGTCGGTGCTGAACGCGCCGAGCAGCGTGAACACCGAATACAGGCCGAGCGTGAGCAGGAACGCGCGCCGCCTGCCGAAGCGGTCGGCCAGCCTGCCGAGGAACACCGCGCCCACGAAAGCGCCGACGAACGCCGACGCCAGGACGTACTTCAGCGTCGTCGGGGTGACGCCGAATTCCTTGGTGAGGACGGTGCTGATGGTGGCGGCGAGGAACAGGTCGTAGAGGTCGAAGAAGGTGGCGATGCCGACCACTGCCACGAAGTACCGGTGCCGCCGGGTGACCGGAAGCCGGTCGAGGCGGGAGGCGATCTGCAACGCGCTGTTTTCCTTACGATGGGGACCTGCGGGGCTTGTCGAGGAGCATCGTAAGCACACGCGAGCGGCGCACGCGCGGCTGAGAAGCAGAGCGGTGCTGTGCCGACGCGGCGAGCAGGTTCGTTTCCGGGCAGACGGTGCCGCGCATTCCGGCCAGCCATTCATCGGCCTGCCAGCCACGCATGGGCCGGGGCCGCGAGCGCTGGCCGGGCGAAGCCGCGGATCCGATCGTCAGCGCAGGCCGGTGCCCCGGGCGAGCGCGGTGTCGATCAGCGTCGACAGCAGCGTCGGGTAATCCACCCCGGTCACCTCCCACATCTTCGGGTAGGCGGACTTCGTGGTGAAGCCGGGCATCGTGTTGACCTCGTTGATCACCAGGTCGCCCTCCTCGGTCACGAAGAAGTCGACGCGGGCCAGGCCCTGGCAGTCGAGCGCGCGGAACGCCTCGACGGCCATCGCGCGCAGCCGGTCGGTGAGCGCGTCGTCCAGTTTGGCCGGGATGTCCAGCTCGGCGTCCTCGCCGAGGTACT
Encoded here:
- a CDS encoding MFS transporter, translated to MQIASRLDRLPVTRRHRYFVAVVGIATFFDLYDLFLAATISTVLTKEFGVTPTTLKYVLASAFVGAFVGAVFLGRLADRFGRRRAFLLTLGLYSVFTLLGAFSTDVWMLVVCRFIAGIGIGAELPVADAYLADLLPARARGRATAWAYTIGFCGVPAAGFLARALVGHAPLGIDGWRWLFIIGALGAAIVWALRFTLPESPRWLAAQGRIGEADEIVRRLEASAPQPLPEPEPEPPAPEPVRASALLRPPWFRRTAMLYVFQLLQSFGYYGFGSLVPIVLAAKGFGLVSSLTFAALTFLGYPIGSALSIPIIERLERKWLIVASAAAMAVFGLAFGSATSGVLIAVFGFCYTAVSNVFSNAFHTYQGELFPTSLRGTAAGSAYALSRLATAAMPFVLLPILHSAGATTMFAVVAGAMVLLMIDVAVLGPRTTGESLETIAARTSRA